A region from the Phycisphaerae bacterium genome encodes:
- a CDS encoding DUF1788 domain-containing protein — translation MGRIEELAARYRGHIGAPWQRNLSGDQKAIFVVYPKTDERKLRARLELFEMATTSTGHQWRPLDLTDTFARWMADTEYREVYFEEPETLTMKLRSDFVQYAAGRLRGALTAEGVDEDTVVAVQGVACLFGFTRVSLVLKEVVKDIRGRLVVFFPGEYEDNNYRLLDARDGWNYLAVPITLHNGVND, via the coding sequence ATGGGAAGAATCGAAGAACTTGCGGCTCGATACCGTGGCCACATCGGCGCGCCGTGGCAGCGCAACCTCTCCGGCGACCAGAAGGCCATCTTTGTCGTCTACCCGAAGACGGACGAGCGGAAGCTGAGGGCGCGGCTGGAACTGTTCGAGATGGCGACAACATCGACCGGGCATCAGTGGCGCCCGCTGGACTTGACCGACACCTTCGCGCGGTGGATGGCCGACACCGAGTACCGCGAGGTGTACTTCGAGGAGCCGGAGACGCTGACGATGAAGCTGCGGAGCGACTTTGTGCAGTACGCGGCCGGCCGGCTCCGCGGGGCACTCACGGCCGAAGGCGTGGACGAAGACACGGTGGTCGCCGTTCAGGGCGTCGCGTGCCTCTTTGGCTTCACCCGTGTATCGCTGGTGCTGAAGGAAGTGGTCAAAGACATTCGGGGCCGGCTGGTAGTGTTCTTCCCCGGCGAGTACGAAGACAACAACTACCGACTCTTGGACGCACGGGACGGCTGGAACTATCTTGCCGTGCCGATCACGCTCCATAACGGGGTAAACGACTGA
- the brxC gene encoding BREX system P-loop protein BrxC codes for MKNKQLFQRDPAVSKLLNDGVAAVREAASVKEIETLRYELEHFVCEGQYEDGLIRILESYLGNVSSTTQPAAWVSGFYGSGKSHLLKMFRHLWVDTRFDDGTTARGLARLPQEVQDLLRELDTLGKRCGGLHAASGTLPSGGGESVRLAVLSIILVSKNLPEALPQAQFCMWLQKNGFLDRVKAAVKAAGKEFYSELHDLYVSPILAKAVLDADPSFASDLKAARAALRAQFPVVEDISTNEFIRLVREVLSVDGQIPCTVIVLDEIQLFIGNDPGRSTDVQEVAEALCKQLDSRVLLIGAGQTALAGNVPLLQRLSGRFTIPVELSDADVETVTRRVVLAKKADKKKVIEDTLNAHAGEINRQLAGTRIAACAEDRDIIVDDYPLLPVRRRFWEHVLRAVDVPGTASQLRTQLKIVHEAVRQTAEEELGTVVAADFIYEQISPDLRKTGILLREIDETIRNLDDGTEDGRLAQRLCGLIFLIRKLPLEPVANIGVRATPEMLADLMVSDLAKDGTELRKHIPRVLKLLTDPPPESQRPSWLRKAMQDKGALLIEIDGEYSLQTRESSEWDREFRNRQTRLNSDLTSLSSKRGSLISAACGDALKGIKLAQGKCKEPRRLLVHFGSEAPPAGGTDIPVWVRDGWGEKESTVVNDARAAGSDSPIIYVYIPKASADDLQKAIVEYEAAKATLEFKGTPTTPEGREARDAMATRMATAEASRNQIVNDVIDRAKVFQGGGSERYELNLVAKVEAAAQASLDRLFPNFKSADDNRWANVINRARNGDEAALSAVDWTDAPEKHPVCAAVLSEVGSGKRGKEVRDAFEASPYGWPRDAVDAALITLHTTGHIRATHKGMTLSPGQLDQAKISVTDFRAETATINAKEKIKLRKLFQAAGVDCKPNEETAKAPVFLVRLAELADRAGGEPPMPARPGTGHLDTLRGYAGVEQLAEILKAHDTLAQQAKDWGKLAELAGKRKPAWETLCTLLKHADAMAGADELRAQADAVKSERRLLDASDPVPDIRKGAADALRAAVTAAHGEYERTYNEQMAALTGSDNWKKLKDAQRKQILADEGIDELPALSVGSEADLIRSLEQTALPAWKTKTDALPQQFARAAMAAAKLLEPKTQRVHLTSGTLKTEAEVKAWLAGTEKDLLAKLKDGPVVIS; via the coding sequence ATGAAAAACAAACAACTCTTCCAACGCGATCCCGCTGTATCGAAGCTGCTGAATGACGGTGTTGCCGCTGTGCGCGAGGCCGCAAGCGTCAAGGAAATCGAAACGCTGCGGTACGAGCTTGAGCACTTCGTGTGCGAAGGCCAGTACGAGGACGGCTTGATCCGCATCCTGGAGTCCTACCTCGGCAATGTCAGTTCGACCACGCAGCCGGCGGCGTGGGTGAGCGGCTTCTATGGCAGCGGCAAATCGCACCTGCTCAAGATGTTCCGCCATCTGTGGGTGGACACCCGCTTCGACGACGGCACGACCGCCCGCGGCCTGGCCCGCCTGCCGCAGGAGGTGCAGGACCTTCTGCGCGAACTCGACACGCTGGGCAAACGCTGCGGCGGGCTGCACGCCGCGTCGGGCACGCTGCCTTCGGGCGGTGGCGAGAGCGTCCGTCTGGCTGTGCTGAGCATCATCCTTGTCTCCAAGAACCTGCCCGAGGCTCTGCCGCAGGCGCAGTTCTGCATGTGGCTCCAGAAGAACGGCTTCCTTGACCGCGTGAAGGCCGCGGTGAAAGCCGCCGGCAAGGAGTTCTACAGCGAACTCCACGACCTCTACGTCAGCCCGATCCTTGCCAAGGCTGTTCTCGACGCCGACCCTAGCTTCGCATCCGACCTGAAAGCGGCCCGCGCAGCGTTGCGGGCGCAGTTTCCCGTGGTCGAAGATATCTCCACCAATGAGTTCATCCGCCTGGTCCGCGAGGTGCTGTCGGTCGATGGGCAAATCCCTTGCACCGTTATCGTTCTAGACGAAATTCAGCTTTTCATCGGCAACGATCCGGGACGCTCGACCGACGTGCAGGAAGTCGCCGAAGCTCTCTGCAAGCAACTCGACAGCCGCGTGCTGCTGATCGGCGCAGGCCAGACAGCCCTGGCCGGAAACGTTCCGCTGCTCCAGCGATTGAGCGGTCGGTTCACCATCCCAGTCGAATTATCTGATGCGGACGTGGAAACTGTCACCCGTCGCGTGGTCCTGGCGAAGAAGGCCGACAAGAAAAAAGTCATCGAAGACACGCTCAACGCTCACGCCGGGGAGATCAACCGCCAGCTTGCCGGCACGCGCATCGCCGCCTGTGCGGAAGACCGTGATATCATCGTGGACGACTACCCGCTGCTGCCGGTCCGCCGGCGTTTCTGGGAGCACGTGCTGCGCGCGGTGGACGTGCCGGGCACGGCCAGCCAACTTCGCACGCAACTCAAGATCGTCCATGAAGCCGTCCGCCAGACGGCCGAGGAGGAACTCGGCACGGTGGTTGCCGCGGACTTCATCTATGAGCAGATCAGCCCGGACCTGCGCAAGACCGGCATCCTGCTCCGTGAGATCGACGAGACCATCCGCAACCTCGACGATGGCACAGAAGATGGCCGGCTCGCCCAGCGGCTGTGCGGCCTGATCTTCCTGATTCGCAAGCTGCCGCTGGAGCCGGTGGCTAACATCGGCGTCCGAGCGACGCCGGAAATGCTGGCCGACCTCATGGTTTCGGACCTGGCTAAGGATGGGACCGAACTCCGTAAGCACATCCCGCGCGTCCTGAAACTGCTGACCGATCCGCCGCCGGAGTCGCAGCGCCCGTCGTGGCTCCGCAAGGCCATGCAGGACAAGGGGGCGCTGCTGATCGAGATTGATGGTGAGTACAGCCTCCAGACCCGCGAAAGCAGCGAGTGGGACCGCGAGTTCCGCAACCGCCAAACGCGGCTGAACAGCGACCTGACCTCGCTGTCCAGCAAGCGCGGCTCGCTCATCAGCGCCGCCTGCGGTGACGCGCTCAAGGGCATCAAGCTCGCACAGGGCAAGTGCAAGGAGCCGCGGCGGCTGCTGGTGCATTTCGGCAGCGAAGCGCCGCCGGCCGGCGGGACCGATATTCCCGTGTGGGTCCGCGACGGCTGGGGCGAGAAGGAAAGCACCGTCGTCAACGACGCCCGCGCCGCCGGCAGCGACTCGCCCATCATCTACGTCTACATCCCCAAGGCCAGCGCCGACGACCTCCAGAAGGCCATCGTCGAGTACGAGGCCGCCAAGGCCACGCTGGAGTTCAAGGGCACGCCCACCACGCCCGAAGGCCGCGAGGCCCGCGACGCCATGGCCACGCGCATGGCGACAGCCGAGGCGTCCCGCAACCAGATCGTCAACGACGTGATCGACCGCGCCAAGGTCTTCCAGGGCGGCGGAAGCGAGCGGTACGAACTGAACCTCGTGGCCAAGGTCGAAGCCGCCGCCCAGGCGTCGCTCGACCGGCTGTTCCCCAACTTCAAGAGCGCCGACGATAACCGCTGGGCCAACGTCATCAACCGCGCCAGAAACGGCGACGAAGCAGCCTTGTCCGCGGTGGACTGGACCGACGCGCCAGAGAAGCACCCCGTTTGCGCGGCCGTGCTTTCCGAGGTCGGCTCGGGCAAGCGCGGCAAGGAAGTCCGCGACGCCTTCGAGGCCAGCCCCTATGGCTGGCCGCGCGACGCCGTGGACGCCGCACTTATCACGCTGCACACCACCGGCCACATCCGCGCCACGCACAAGGGCATGACGCTTTCGCCGGGCCAGTTGGACCAGGCGAAGATTTCCGTGACCGACTTCCGCGCCGAAACGGCCACGATCAACGCCAAAGAGAAGATCAAGCTCCGCAAGCTCTTCCAGGCGGCCGGCGTGGACTGCAAGCCCAACGAGGAAACCGCCAAGGCCCCGGTCTTCCTGGTCCGCCTGGCGGAACTGGCGGACCGCGCCGGCGGCGAGCCGCCCATGCCGGCCCGGCCGGGCACCGGCCACCTCGACACGCTCCGCGGGTACGCCGGCGTCGAGCAACTGGCCGAAATCCTCAAGGCCCACGACACGCTCGCCCAGCAGGCCAAGGACTGGGGCAAGCTGGCGGAACTCGCCGGCAAGCGCAAGCCCGCCTGGGAAACGCTCTGCACGCTGCTCAAGCACGCCGACGCCATGGCCGGGGCCGACGAACTCCGCGCACAGGCCGACGCCGTGAAGTCCGAGCGCCGGCTGCTGGACGCCAGCGACCCCGTGCCGGACATCCGCAAGGGCGCGGCCGACGCGCTCCGCGCCGCCGTCACCGCGGCCCACGGCGAGTACGAGCGGACCTACAACGAGCAGATGGCCGCCCTGACCGGCAGCGACAACTGGAAGAAGCTCAAGGACGCCCAGCGGAAACAGATACTCGCCGACGAGGGCATCGACGAACTGCCGGCGCTGTCCGTCGGCTCCGAAGCGGACCTCATCCGCTCGCTGGAGCAGACGGCCCTGCCGGCGTGGAAGACCAAGACCGACGCGCTGCCCCAGCAGTTCGCCCGCGCCGCGATGGCTGCGGCCAAGCTGCTGGAGCCGAAGACCCAGCGCGTCCACCTGACCAGCGGGACGCTCAAGACCGAGGCCGAAGTCAAGGCGTGGCTGGCCGGCACGGAGAAAGACCTGCTGGCGAAGCTCAAGGACGGC